The Arsenicicoccus dermatophilus genome contains the following window.
AGCCCCTGATGCAGCCGGCCTTCGTCGGGCGGCTGCTCCACGAGGCGAAGGCGATGGGCATCCACACCTGCCTGGACACCAACGGCTACCTCGGGGCCCACGCCCCCGACGCGCTGCTCGACGACGTGGACCTGGTGCTGCTCGACATCAAGGCAGGGCTGCCGGACACCTATCACGAGGTCACCGGGGTCGAGCTGGAGCCGACGCTGCGGTTCTCCCGGCGGCTGGCCGGGCGCGGGCAGGCGATGTGGATCCGCTACGTCCTCGTGCCCGGCCTGACCGATGCCGTGGACGACGTCGAGGCCGTCGCGGCGCACGTGGCCACCCTCGGGTCGGTGGAGCGCGTCGAGGTGCTGCCCTTCCACCAGATGGGGCGCGACAAGTGGGAGTCCCTCGGGCTGACCTATCGCCTGGCGGACACCCCCACCCCCTCGGGCGAGCTGCTGGAGCGGGTGCGGGGCCAGTTCCGGGCCCACGGCCTCACGACCTACTGACCCCCTCCTCTCGGCCCCGCCGGGCCTCAGCCGCCGACGTGCACCACCGGCCGCCGCGCGGCGTCCGGCTCGGCCAGGCGGAGGATCTCGTGGGTCAGCGGGGGGATGTCGCCCTCGCCACCGGACAGGAAGCGCATCACGTTGTCCACCGGCGCACGCTCGCTCCACTCGAAGTACAGGTGCGGCGGCTCGGGCATCAGGTCCCGCACGTAGAGCAGGAACGCCGCCAGCACGTTGGACACCGAGGTGCCCGACAGCCGCAGGATCTGGTGGTCCCCTGCGTGCCCGGCGGTCACCTGCACGGCCGACGTGAAGTCCGACGCGTCGTTGATCCGCACCTCCAGGAAGATCACCTGCTCGCAGGGCTGCAGGTGGGTGCGGTCACGGACGACCTGCTCCTTCTCGTCGTACTCCTCGAGGTCGCCGACCTGCATCTTGTTGGCGATGAACCGCAGCGGCTGCGCGCCGAGGGCGGCGCGCGCCAGCACCACGTCGGCTGCGTCGTCGATCTCCACGCCTGCGACCCGCAGCTCCAGCGAGCGGGTGACGCGCGAGACCAGGCTCAGGATCATGATCATCGCCACGAAGATCAGGGCGATGACCAGGCCGCCCGCGTGCGAGGCGATGGTGACCACGAAGGTGTAGACGAAGATCGCGCTGATCACGCCGAAGAAGGCGGCCGGCCCGCGGT
Protein-coding sequences here:
- the pflA gene encoding pyruvate formate-lyase-activating protein; this translates as MSADGVSGEVRPAPVDLDVPRLRPAGKGLAGIASTGRMTHHEHLEAVRRGDLGSIHSWELVTSVDGPGTRLTVFVAGCGLRCQYCHNPDTFVMARGEPVLLEDLVARLRRYRGVFRATRGGLTVSGGEPLMQPAFVGRLLHEAKAMGIHTCLDTNGYLGAHAPDALLDDVDLVLLDIKAGLPDTYHEVTGVELEPTLRFSRRLAGRGQAMWIRYVLVPGLTDAVDDVEAVAAHVATLGSVERVEVLPFHQMGRDKWESLGLTYRLADTPTPSGELLERVRGQFRAHGLTTY